A section of the Rhodobacter sp. genome encodes:
- a CDS encoding ABC transporter ATP-binding protein translates to MLDTQEGYVTADGRQIGGVVMELKNITLRFGGVEAIKNISFDIRTGEIRAIIGPNGAGKSSMLNVISGFYNPQEGDVIYKGYKRPRMRPYQVARMGIARTFQNIALFEGMTVLDNIMTGRMNIMKSGFLAQAMWWGKAAREEDEHREKVEKVIDFLEIQHIRKTPVARLPYGLKKRVELARALAAEPQILLLDEPMAGMNVEEKEDMSRFILDVNDEFGTTIVLIEHDMGVVMDLSDRVVVMDYGKKIGDGTPDEVRNNQDVIDAYLGVAHE, encoded by the coding sequence ATGCTGGATACGCAAGAAGGCTATGTCACCGCGGACGGTCGCCAGATCGGCGGCGTGGTGATGGAGTTGAAGAACATCACCCTGCGCTTTGGCGGGGTCGAGGCGATCAAGAACATCAGTTTCGACATCCGCACCGGCGAGATCCGCGCGATCATCGGCCCCAACGGCGCGGGCAAGTCGTCGATGCTGAACGTCATCTCGGGGTTCTACAACCCGCAGGAAGGCGACGTGATCTACAAGGGCTACAAGCGCCCGCGGATGCGCCCCTACCAGGTGGCCCGCATGGGCATCGCCCGGACGTTCCAGAACATCGCCCTGTTCGAAGGGATGACGGTTCTGGACAACATCATGACCGGGCGGATGAACATCATGAAGTCGGGCTTCCTGGCCCAGGCAATGTGGTGGGGCAAGGCCGCGCGCGAGGAAGACGAACACCGCGAAAAGGTCGAAAAGGTCATCGACTTCCTGGAAATCCAGCACATCCGCAAGACGCCTGTCGCGCGCCTGCCCTACGGGCTGAAAAAGCGCGTGGAACTGGCGCGCGCCTTGGCCGCGGAACCGCAGATCCTGCTTCTCGACGAGCCGATGGCCGGCATGAACGTCGAGGAGAAAGAGGACATGTCCCGCTTCATCCTGGACGTAAACGACGAATTCGGCACCACCATCGTGCTGATCGAACACGACATGGGCGTGGTCATGGACCTGTCGGACCGTGTGGTGGTGATGGATTACGGCAAGAAGATCGGTGACGGCACCCCTGACGAGGTGCGCAACAATCAGGACGTCATCGACGCCTATCTGGGGGTGGCCCATGAGTGA
- a CDS encoding HPr family phosphocarrier protein, which translates to MSAEKVLKIVNEKGLHARASAKFVEVVEAHDARAEVEKDGMRVSGDSIMGLLMLAASRGTEIRVRTDGAQADALLAALAKLVANRFGEPF; encoded by the coding sequence GTGAGTGCCGAGAAGGTCCTGAAGATCGTCAATGAAAAGGGGCTGCACGCGCGAGCCTCGGCAAAATTCGTCGAGGTGGTCGAGGCCCACGACGCCAGGGCCGAGGTCGAAAAGGACGGGATGCGCGTCTCGGGCGATTCGATCATGGGGCTGCTGATGCTGGCAGCCTCGCGCGGGACCGAGATCCGCGTGCGGACCGACGGCGCCCAGGCCGACGCGCTGCTGGCGGCCCTGGCCAAGCTGGTCGCGAACCGGTTCGGCGAACCCTTCTGA
- a CDS encoding response regulator transcription factor — MSKIALVDDDRNILTSVSISLEAEGFEVETYNDGQSALDAFNRKLPDMAVLDIKMPRMDGMELLQRLRQKTQMPVIFLTSKDDEIDEVLGLRMGADDYVKKPFSQRLLIERIRSLLRRQQAVETNEVGTTEDTKVMVRGSLTMDPLRHAVTWKGQEVTLTVTEFLLLQALAQRPGFVKSRDQLMDVAYDDQVYVDDRTIDSHIKRLRKKMRSVDEDFSSIETLYGIGYKYNEA, encoded by the coding sequence ATGTCAAAGATCGCACTTGTCGATGACGACAGGAACATCCTGACGTCGGTCTCGATCTCGCTTGAGGCCGAGGGTTTCGAGGTCGAAACCTACAACGACGGCCAGTCGGCCCTCGACGCTTTCAATCGCAAGTTGCCGGACATGGCAGTCTTGGACATCAAGATGCCGCGCATGGACGGCATGGAACTGCTTCAGCGTCTGCGCCAGAAGACGCAGATGCCGGTGATCTTCCTGACCTCCAAGGATGACGAGATCGACGAGGTTCTGGGCCTGCGGATGGGGGCGGACGATTACGTCAAGAAACCCTTCTCGCAGCGCCTGCTGATCGAACGCATCCGTTCGCTTCTAAGGCGCCAGCAGGCGGTCGAAACCAACGAGGTCGGCACGACCGAGGACACCAAGGTCATGGTGCGCGGCTCGCTGACGATGGACCCGCTGCGCCACGCCGTGACCTGGAAGGGCCAGGAAGTCACCTTGACGGTGACCGAATTCCTGCTGTTGCAGGCGCTGGCCCAGCGCCCCGGCTTCGTGAAAAGCCGCGATCAGCTGATGGACGTGGCCTATGACGATCAGGTCTATGTGGACGATCGCACCATCGACAGCCACATCAAGCGCCTGCGCAAGAAGATGCGCTCGGTGGACGAGGATTTCTCGTCGATCGAAACGCTCTACGGGATCGGATACAAGTATAACGAGGCCTGA
- a CDS encoding PTS fructose transporter subunit IIA: MIGIVIVAHGGLAREYLAAVEHVVGKQSGIRAISIEYDHNRAAKQAEICAAADSVDRGDGVVVVTDMWGGSPSNLSLPACCADDRRILYGANLPMLIKLAKSRRLSVPDAAAAALEAGRKYINSYENSGGSGV, encoded by the coding sequence GTGATCGGAATCGTGATCGTCGCACATGGCGGATTGGCGCGCGAGTATCTCGCCGCGGTCGAACATGTCGTGGGCAAGCAATCCGGCATCCGGGCAATCTCGATCGAATATGACCACAACCGGGCCGCGAAGCAGGCCGAAATCTGCGCCGCGGCCGATTCCGTGGACCGCGGCGACGGGGTGGTGGTGGTCACCGACATGTGGGGCGGCTCGCCATCGAACCTGTCGCTGCCGGCGTGCTGCGCCGATGACCGCCGGATTCTCTATGGGGCGAACCTGCCGATGCTGATCAAGCTGGCAAAGTCGCGCCGCCTGTCGGTGCCGGATGCCGCCGCCGCCGCGCTGGAGGCAGGGCGCAAGTATATCAATTCCTACGAAAACAGCGGGGGGAGCGGAGTGTGA
- the rapZ gene encoding RNase adapter RapZ, with translation MQDGAETVRVVMVTGPSGAGRSTAINALEDLGFEAIDNLPLSLIPRLLDGPPLPRPLALGLDVRNRDFSSEALIELVDRLHRLPGVAADLLYLDCDADTLVRRFSETRRRHPLSPEDSPVTGVAHELELLTPVRDRADVLIETGSLTPHNLRAEIARWFAPRSGRPMTLSVQSFSYKRGLPRGVDMVFDCRFLANPHWVEDLRALDGRDPAVAAHVESDPRFDDFFRRVHELIASLLDAFVDEGKTSLTIAFGCTGGKHRSVALAEKMARTLADQGWRVAKRHRELERRGFGRAPSGQG, from the coding sequence ATGCAGGATGGTGCCGAAACAGTGCGGGTGGTGATGGTGACCGGGCCCTCGGGTGCCGGGCGCTCGACCGCGATCAATGCGCTCGAGGATCTGGGATTCGAGGCGATCGACAACCTGCCGCTGTCGCTGATCCCGCGGTTGCTGGACGGCCCACCCCTGCCCCGGCCGCTGGCGCTGGGGCTGGACGTGCGCAACCGCGATTTCTCGTCCGAGGCGCTGATCGAACTGGTGGACCGTCTGCACCGGCTGCCAGGGGTGGCGGCGGATCTGCTGTATCTGGATTGCGACGCCGACACGTTGGTGCGGCGCTTTTCCGAAACCCGCCGCCGCCATCCCCTCAGCCCCGAGGATTCGCCGGTGACCGGGGTCGCGCACGAGCTGGAGCTGCTGACGCCGGTGCGCGACCGCGCCGATGTCCTGATCGAGACCGGCAGCCTGACGCCGCACAACCTGCGGGCCGAGATCGCGCGCTGGTTCGCGCCGCGCTCGGGCCGGCCGATGACGTTGTCGGTGCAATCGTTTTCCTACAAGCGCGGGCTGCCGCGTGGCGTGGACATGGTGTTCGACTGCCGCTTTCTGGCCAATCCGCATTGGGTCGAGGACTTGCGCGCCCTGGATGGGCGCGACCCCGCGGTTGCCGCCCATGTCGAAAGCGACCCCCGCTTCGACGACTTCTTCCGCCGGGTGCATGAATTGATCGCCTCGTTGCTGGACGCCTTTGTCGACGAGGGCAAGACCAGCCTGACCATTGCCTTTGGCTGCACGGGCGGCAAACACCGTTCGGTTGCACTTGCAGAAAAAATGGCCAGGACGCTTGCGGACCAGGGCTGGCGGGTGGCAAAGAGACACCGGGAGCTGGAACGACGCGGCTTTGGGCGCGCGCCGAGTGGGCAAGGATGA
- a CDS encoding branched-chain amino acid ABC transporter permease — MSDTVLFALEAALNGLTVGIMYSLVALGFVLIFKASGIFNFAQGVMALFAALTLVGFQQGQVPFAPLFNALLGTSIHEFGWTLPSLLAIVLTVAVMVALAWLIERLVLKHLVNQEPIILFMATIGLSYFLEGLGDIMWGAEVKRLDVGIPQGMSAWVDEVTYNLLGYGFYLDTLNLWALVIAGVLVTALVLFSQYTKQGRALRAVADDHQAALSVGISLRFIWVLTWSIAGIVALVAGVMWGSKSGVQFSLSLIALKALPVLILGGFTSIPGAIVGGLLIGVGEKLFDFFMQPIIGGATENWFAYMLALLFLLFRPQGLFGEKIIERV; from the coding sequence ATGAGTGATACGGTCCTTTTCGCGCTGGAAGCGGCCCTGAACGGGTTGACCGTCGGCATCATGTATTCGCTGGTCGCGCTGGGTTTTGTGCTGATCTTCAAGGCCTCGGGCATCTTCAACTTTGCGCAGGGCGTCATGGCGCTGTTCGCGGCGCTGACGCTGGTGGGGTTCCAGCAGGGCCAGGTGCCCTTTGCGCCGCTCTTCAACGCGCTTTTGGGGACCTCGATCCACGAATTCGGCTGGACGCTGCCCAGCCTGCTGGCGATCGTGCTGACCGTCGCGGTGATGGTCGCGCTGGCCTGGCTGATCGAACGGCTGGTGCTGAAGCATCTGGTCAACCAGGAGCCGATCATCCTGTTCATGGCCACCATCGGCCTGTCCTATTTCCTCGAAGGTCTGGGCGACATCATGTGGGGCGCCGAGGTCAAGCGCCTGGACGTCGGCATCCCGCAGGGCATGTCCGCCTGGGTGGACGAGGTGACCTACAACCTGCTGGGCTACGGGTTCTATCTGGACACGCTGAACCTGTGGGCGCTGGTCATCGCGGGCGTTCTGGTGACCGCGCTGGTCCTCTTCTCGCAATACACCAAGCAGGGCCGCGCGCTGCGCGCCGTGGCCGACGACCACCAGGCGGCGCTGTCGGTGGGGATCTCGTTGCGGTTTATCTGGGTGCTGACCTGGTCCATCGCCGGCATCGTCGCGCTGGTCGCGGGGGTGATGTGGGGGTCGAAGTCAGGGGTTCAGTTCTCGCTGTCGCTGATCGCGCTGAAGGCGCTGCCGGTGCTGATCCTGGGGGGGTTCACCTCGATCCCGGGGGCGATCGTCGGCGGGCTGCTGATCGGCGTCGGCGAAAAGCTGTTCGATTTCTTCATGCAACCGATCATCGGCGGCGCGACCGAAAACTGGTTCGCCTACATGCTGGCGCTGCTGTTCCTGCTGTTCCGTCCGCAGGGCCTGTTCGGCGAAAAGATCATCGAGAGGGTCTGA
- a CDS encoding cation diffusion facilitator family transporter: MKTVAAIPDSRHSRRLNLSAGVASVAVAVTLVVLKLWALVMTGALSVAASLADNALDVMVSVAALAAIGYATRPADEDHTFGHTSAEDLAALLQSALVLISAGMIGVLAALRLFAAEPAPVQAEGWGIAVMAVSVVLTGALVLWQRHVAKATGNRVVAADSLHYLGDLLPTLGVLVALGASSLWGLARVDSVIALLAALWLARSGASIGRGAWDALMDHAAPPEVLDQVHAIANDWPGLKGHHDLRTRMAGSRTFIGLHVELDGEMSLNEAHRIADGLEHKLESMIPDSDVIIHLDPVGPGSGRVARG; this comes from the coding sequence ATGAAAACCGTCGCCGCCATCCCCGATTCCCGCCACAGCCGGCGGCTGAACCTGTCCGCCGGGGTGGCCTCGGTCGCGGTGGCGGTAACGCTGGTCGTGTTGAAACTGTGGGCGCTGGTCATGACGGGCGCGCTGTCGGTCGCGGCCTCGCTGGCGGACAACGCGCTTGATGTCATGGTTTCGGTCGCGGCGCTGGCGGCGATCGGCTACGCCACCCGCCCGGCTGACGAGGACCACACCTTTGGCCATACCTCGGCCGAGGATCTGGCCGCGCTGTTGCAATCGGCCCTGGTGTTGATCTCGGCCGGGATGATCGGCGTGCTGGCGGCCCTGCGCCTGTTCGCCGCCGAACCCGCACCCGTCCAGGCCGAGGGCTGGGGCATTGCCGTGATGGCGGTTTCGGTCGTGCTGACCGGCGCGCTGGTGCTATGGCAACGCCATGTCGCCAAGGCCACCGGCAACCGCGTCGTGGCCGCCGATTCCCTGCACTACCTGGGCGATCTGCTGCCGACGCTGGGGGTGCTGGTGGCGCTTGGGGCGTCCTCGCTGTGGGGGCTGGCGCGGGTGGATTCGGTCATCGCCTTGCTGGCCGCGCTGTGGCTGGCGCGCAGCGGTGCCAGTATCGGGCGCGGGGCCTGGGATGCGCTGATGGATCACGCCGCCCCGCCCGAGGTGCTGGACCAGGTTCACGCCATCGCCAACGACTGGCCGGGGCTGAAGGGCCACCACGACCTGCGCACGCGCATGGCGGGCAGCCGCACCTTCATCGGCCTGCACGTCGAACTGGACGGCGAGATGTCCCTGAACGAGGCGCACCGCATCGCCGACGGGCTGGAACACAAGCTGGAAAGCATGATCCCCGATTCGGATGTCATCATCCACCTGGACCCGGTCGGTCCGGGGTCCGGCCGGGTCGCGCGGGGTTGA
- a CDS encoding AMP-binding protein, translating to MQSVPALLARNAVQFANSTAYREKEFGIWQAWTWKETAAEIDAMALGFLALGMNRGDYVAIIGRNRPALYWAMVAAQSVGAVPVALYQDAVADEMAYVLEHCGARFAICGDQEQVDKVIEVQGSAQSIEQILYLDKRGMRKYDHGRMNWLSDVQAEGRAGHSRFEAELAARRAELTYDSTCVMLYTSGTTGKPKGVVLSNRNIIETAKASAEFDHLGLNEEVLAYLPMAWVGDFIFSVGQAYWTGFCVNCPENAETMMHDLREIGPSYFFAPPRVFETMLTTVMIRMEDAGATKKRLFDRYMAHARKVGGAILDGKPVSAADRLKYRMGEALVYGPLKNTLGLSNIRVAYTAGEAIGPEIFDFYRSLGINLKQLYGQTEASVFITQQPDGEVRSDTVGVPSPGVEVRIAENGEVFYRSPGVFVEYYKNPESTASTKDADGWVATGDAGFFEDGTGHLRIIDRAKDVGKLADGRMFAPKYVENKLKFYPDILEAVLFGNDRDHCVAFINIDLAAVGNWAERNNIAYSSYQELAGHPRVLGSIQEHVETVNASVAQDPMLSGCQIHRFLVLHKELDADDGEMTRTRKVRRNIVEQKYADLIAGLYDGAASVYTETEVSYEDGRKGVLKATLELRDARVFDTGAAQVAAE from the coding sequence CTGCAATCCGTGCCGGCCCTGCTGGCACGCAACGCGGTGCAGTTCGCCAATTCGACCGCCTACCGCGAAAAGGAATTCGGCATCTGGCAGGCCTGGACCTGGAAGGAAACCGCGGCCGAGATCGACGCCATGGCCCTGGGCTTTCTGGCCCTGGGCATGAACCGGGGCGACTATGTCGCGATCATCGGTCGCAACCGCCCGGCGTTGTATTGGGCGATGGTCGCCGCGCAATCGGTGGGGGCGGTTCCGGTCGCTCTCTATCAGGACGCGGTGGCCGACGAGATGGCCTATGTGCTGGAGCATTGCGGCGCGCGCTTTGCCATTTGCGGCGATCAGGAGCAGGTGGACAAGGTCATCGAGGTCCAGGGCAGCGCGCAAAGCATCGAACAGATCCTTTATCTCGACAAGCGCGGAATGCGCAAATACGACCACGGCCGCATGAACTGGCTGTCCGACGTGCAGGCCGAGGGCCGCGCCGGCCACAGCCGGTTCGAGGCGGAACTGGCCGCGCGCCGGGCCGAACTGACCTATGACAGCACCTGCGTGATGCTCTACACCTCGGGCACCACCGGAAAGCCCAAGGGCGTGGTGCTGTCGAACCGCAACATCATCGAGACGGCGAAAGCCTCGGCCGAGTTCGACCACCTGGGCCTGAACGAGGAAGTCCTCGCCTATCTGCCGATGGCCTGGGTGGGCGATTTCATCTTTTCGGTCGGCCAGGCGTATTGGACCGGGTTCTGCGTGAACTGCCCCGAGAACGCCGAAACCATGATGCATGACCTGCGCGAGATCGGCCCCAGCTATTTCTTTGCCCCGCCGCGCGTATTCGAGACGATGCTGACCACCGTCATGATCCGCATGGAGGACGCGGGCGCCACCAAGAAGCGCCTCTTTGACCGCTACATGGCCCACGCGCGAAAGGTCGGCGGCGCGATCCTGGACGGCAAGCCCGTCAGCGCCGCGGACCGGCTGAAATACCGCATGGGCGAGGCGCTGGTCTATGGCCCGCTGAAAAACACGCTGGGCCTGTCGAACATCCGCGTTGCCTATACCGCCGGCGAGGCGATCGGTCCCGAGATCTTCGATTTCTACCGCTCGCTGGGCATCAACCTGAAGCAGCTCTACGGCCAGACCGAGGCGTCGGTGTTCATCACCCAGCAGCCCGATGGCGAGGTCCGTTCGGACACCGTGGGCGTGCCCAGCCCCGGGGTCGAGGTGCGCATCGCCGAAAACGGCGAGGTGTTCTACCGCTCGCCCGGGGTGTTCGTGGAATATTACAAGAACCCCGAAAGCACCGCCTCGACCAAGGACGCCGATGGCTGGGTCGCGACGGGGGACGCCGGCTTCTTCGAGGATGGCACCGGGCATCTCAGGATCATCGACCGCGCCAAGGACGTGGGCAAGCTGGCCGACGGCCGGATGTTCGCGCCCAAATATGTCGAGAACAAGCTGAAGTTCTATCCCGACATCCTGGAGGCCGTGCTGTTCGGCAACGACCGCGACCACTGCGTCGCCTTCATCAACATCGACCTGGCCGCCGTGGGCAACTGGGCGGAACGCAACAACATCGCCTATTCCAGCTATCAGGAACTGGCCGGGCACCCGCGCGTCCTCGGTTCGATCCAGGAGCATGTCGAGACGGTGAACGCCTCGGTCGCGCAGGACCCGATGCTGTCGGGCTGCCAGATCCACCGTTTCCTGGTGCTGCACAAGGAACTCGATGCCGACGACGGCGAGATGACCCGCACCCGCAAGGTCCGGCGCAACATCGTCGAGCAGAAATACGCGGACCTGATCGCCGGGCTCTATGACGGCGCGGCCTCGGTCTATACCGAAACCGAGGTCAGCTACGAGGACGGCCGCAAGGGCGTGCTGAAAGCCACGCTGGAACTGCGCGATGCCCGGGTCTTCGACACCGGCGCGGCGCAGGTTGCCGCGGAATAA
- a CDS encoding serine kinase yields MHLGPLHASAVAFGPERGVLILGPSGAGKSQLALALIGLGAELVADDRVQLMGDGGALFARPPRTIAGLIEARGLGLLRLTHRRLARIVLAVDLAESAERLPEPRTRSLAGITLACLPGRPDEGFARALAHYLLGRGARV; encoded by the coding sequence ATGCACCTGGGGCCCCTCCACGCCTCGGCCGTGGCCTTTGGCCCCGAGCGGGGCGTGCTGATCCTGGGGCCGTCGGGCGCGGGGAAATCGCAACTGGCGCTGGCGCTGATCGGCCTGGGCGCCGAGCTGGTCGCTGACGACCGCGTGCAACTGATGGGTGACGGCGGCGCGCTGTTCGCCCGCCCGCCCCGCACCATCGCCGGCCTGATCGAGGCCCGCGGCCTGGGCCTGCTGCGGCTGACGCACCGGCGACTGGCGCGCATCGTGCTGGCGGTCGATCTGGCCGAGAGCGCCGAGCGTCTGCCCGAACCGCGCACCCGCAGCCTGGCCGGGATCACGCTGGCGTGTCTGCCCGGACGCCCCGACGAGGGTTTTGCGCGCGCGCTTGCGCACTATCTTCTGGGCCGCGGGGCAAGGGTCTAG
- a CDS encoding sensor histidine kinase, whose product MNTQTGAPGSDVVLGDDWVRPQSAVDTEVRIHRARRGLFSIFHSPLARKIILFNMLALVLLVAGVLFTNPFRDTLASQHERALVTQAEGLADMLGALPAILPAHPAYDTTEAALARRTALGALALDSETEVLVMDATGGIELARRGSGRRSSTPVESLQVDTQPTLISNVLDTIWSALSAIVPGDRSPQPDPAALLADLHAQAMNGHSASRVLRLDEGFRMLAAAPVLVDGTPVGAVIMQEIPSHIERMLRTEREQVLQMFIVALLVSVGLSLVLASTIANPLADLATAAEMGRDRNARRMSPGRVRIPDLTGRPDEIGRLSSAMRGMVSALYDRIDANEQFAADVAHEIKNPLASLRSAVGTLRVAKREDQVTRLLDVIEHDVRRLDRLISDTSNASRLDSELVKEEEETFNLCKTLDNLSQHLAQEAEAKGVEFITELPRDPILIQGLEARLAQVFVNLITNAISFCGEGDAVRIWARKRDNRVLVVVEDTGPGIPDAALTKVFKRFYSERPQDFGNHSGLGLAISKQIVEAHGGVIWAENIRPTNADRNSPPLGARFVVGLPL is encoded by the coding sequence GTGAACACGCAGACCGGGGCGCCCGGCAGTGATGTCGTCCTTGGCGACGACTGGGTGCGCCCGCAAAGCGCGGTCGATACCGAGGTGCGGATTCACCGCGCGCGGCGCGGCTTGTTTTCCATCTTCCACTCGCCCCTGGCACGCAAGATCATCCTGTTCAACATGCTGGCGCTGGTGCTGCTGGTCGCGGGGGTGCTGTTCACCAACCCGTTCCGCGACACACTCGCCAGCCAGCATGAACGCGCTCTTGTCACCCAGGCCGAGGGCCTGGCCGACATGCTGGGGGCCTTGCCCGCGATCCTGCCCGCGCACCCGGCCTATGACACGACCGAGGCCGCGCTGGCCCGACGCACGGCGCTGGGCGCGCTCGCGCTCGACAGCGAGACCGAAGTCTTGGTGATGGACGCCACCGGCGGCATCGAACTGGCGCGGCGCGGGTCGGGACGGCGCAGCTCGACCCCGGTCGAATCCTTGCAGGTCGATACCCAGCCGACCCTGATCTCGAACGTGCTGGACACGATCTGGTCCGCCCTCAGCGCCATCGTGCCGGGGGACCGTTCGCCCCAGCCCGACCCCGCCGCCCTGCTGGCGGACCTGCACGCCCAGGCGATGAACGGGCATTCCGCCAGTCGGGTGCTGCGGCTCGACGAAGGGTTCCGCATGCTGGCTGCGGCGCCGGTCCTGGTGGACGGCACCCCGGTCGGCGCCGTCATCATGCAAGAGATCCCGTCGCATATCGAACGGATGCTGCGGACCGAGCGCGAGCAGGTGCTTCAGATGTTCATCGTCGCGCTGCTGGTGTCGGTCGGGCTGAGCCTGGTGCTGGCCTCGACCATCGCGAACCCGCTGGCCGACCTGGCCACCGCCGCCGAGATGGGCCGCGACCGCAACGCGCGGCGCATGTCCCCCGGGCGGGTGCGGATCCCCGACCTGACCGGCCGACCCGACGAGATCGGCCGCCTGTCCTCGGCCATGCGCGGGATGGTCAGCGCGCTTTACGACCGGATCGACGCCAACGAACAGTTCGCGGCCGACGTGGCGCACGAGATCAAGAACCCGTTGGCCAGCCTGCGTTCGGCCGTGGGGACGCTGCGCGTCGCGAAACGCGAAGACCAGGTCACCCGGCTGCTCGACGTGATCGAACACGACGTGCGCCGCCTGGACCGTCTGATTTCCGACACCTCGAATGCCTCGCGGCTGGACAGCGAGTTGGTGAAGGAAGAGGAAGAGACCTTCAACCTGTGCAAGACGCTGGACAATCTCAGCCAGCACCTGGCGCAGGAAGCCGAGGCCAAGGGTGTCGAATTCATCACCGAACTGCCCCGCGATCCGATCCTGATCCAGGGGCTCGAGGCGCGGTTGGCGCAGGTCTTTGTCAACCTCATCACCAATGCCATCAGCTTTTGCGGCGAGGGCGACGCGGTCCGCATCTGGGCGCGAAAGCGCGACAACCGGGTGCTGGTGGTGGTCGAGGATACCGGCCCCGGCATCCCCGACGCGGCGCTGACCAAGGTGTTCAAACGCTTCTATTCCGAACGGCCGCAGGATTTCGGCAACCATTCCGGCCTGGGGCTGGCGATCTCGAAGCAGATCGTCGAGGCCCACGGCGGGGTCATCTGGGCCGAGAACATCCGCCCCACCAACGCCGACCGCAACTCGCCACCGCTGGGCGCGCGGTTCGTCGTCGGCCTGCCGCTCTAG
- a CDS encoding branched-chain amino acid ABC transporter permease: MLYREAGDFKTSYASDNQTFPIRFDRAAYWVALGFAFLVMPFILGDYWANAVVVPFLIYVIAALGLNILIGYCGQLSLGTAAFMAVGAYATFKLTTSFPGLNIYIVFLLSGVVTAGVGVLFGLPSLKIKGFYLAVATLAAQFFLIWLFTRVSWFYNYSPTGQISMPERTMFGITVTGAAASSTAVYMTCLIFAVAMAWMARNLTRGTVGRKWMSIRDMDIAAEIIGVNPLIAKLSAFAVSSFFVGVAGALMFGVYLGAAEAGEAFGINKSFLVLFMVIIGGLGSILGSFLGAAFLVILPVLLKLVLVDGLGWPTDLARHLEVMIIGALIVVVLIAEPHGMAALWRTIKEKLRLWPFPH; encoded by the coding sequence ATGCTTTACCGTGAAGCGGGCGATTTCAAGACGTCCTACGCCAGCGACAACCAGACCTTTCCGATCCGATTCGATCGCGCCGCCTATTGGGTCGCGCTGGGGTTCGCGTTCCTGGTCATGCCCTTCATCCTGGGCGACTATTGGGCCAACGCGGTCGTGGTGCCGTTCCTGATCTATGTGATCGCGGCGCTGGGTCTGAACATCCTGATCGGCTATTGCGGGCAGCTCAGCCTGGGAACGGCGGCGTTCATGGCCGTCGGCGCCTATGCCACCTTCAAGCTGACCACCAGCTTTCCGGGGCTGAACATCTACATCGTGTTCCTGCTGTCGGGCGTGGTGACGGCCGGCGTGGGCGTGCTGTTCGGCCTGCCGTCCCTGAAGATCAAGGGGTTCTACCTGGCGGTGGCGACACTGGCCGCGCAGTTCTTCCTGATCTGGTTGTTCACGCGCGTGAGCTGGTTCTACAATTATTCGCCCACCGGGCAGATTTCGATGCCGGAACGCACCATGTTCGGCATCACCGTCACCGGCGCAGCGGCCAGTTCGACCGCGGTCTACATGACCTGCCTGATCTTTGCCGTCGCCATGGCCTGGATGGCGCGGAACCTGACGCGCGGGACCGTGGGGCGCAAGTGGATGTCGATCCGCGACATGGACATCGCCGCCGAGATCATCGGCGTGAACCCCCTGATCGCCAAGCTCAGCGCCTTTGCCGTGTCGTCGTTCTTTGTCGGTGTGGCCGGGGCGCTGATGTTCGGCGTCTACCTGGGTGCGGCCGAGGCCGGCGAGGCGTTCGGCATCAACAAGTCGTTCCTGGTGCTGTTCATGGTCATCATCGGCGGCCTTGGGTCGATCCTGGGGTCCTTCCTGGGGGCGGCCTTTCTGGTGATCCTGCCAGTGCTGCTGAAGCTGGTGCTGGTGGACGGCCTGGGATGGCCCACCGACCTGGCACGCCACCTCGAGGTCATGATCATCGGCGCGCTGATCGTCGTGGTGCTGATCGCCGAGCCGCACGGCATGGCCGCGCTGTGGCGCACGATCAAGGAAAAACTGCGACTTTGGCCTTTCCCGCACTGA